Within the Thermodesulfobacteriota bacterium genome, the region TTTCACAGTAGCAACCCACGGACAGGTTGGTCTCATGCGATAGTGCAGCCAGCAGGTCAAGAATTCTGCTCTTGTCGGGATGGGCCATCTCCTTACGATATTTCCTCACAAATACCGCCCACTCTTTGTCTGATTCAGCAGCTTTCCCCAGCTTCATGAGTTCAGCGCTGGGGGCCACATTGGGGAGCCACACATCGTACCAGTTCTGCGATGCGAATTTGCTCTTGGGTACACCTCTTGGTGGACGTCTCACCGTGCCTAGGCGCAGT harbors:
- a CDS encoding DUF488 family protein: MAIKIVRLGTNRSQGEGLRLGTVRRPPRGVPKSKFASQNWYDVWLPNVAPSAELMKLGKAAESDKEWAVFVRKYRKEMAHPDKSRILDLLAALSHETNLSVGCYCENEARCHRSILRELLVERGAKLTS